The proteins below come from a single Octopus sinensis linkage group LG10, ASM634580v1, whole genome shotgun sequence genomic window:
- the LOC118765218 gene encoding uncharacterized protein LOC118765218 gives MYRQLMDVYGDVSCMDVKNVRKWCREFATDRIESHDEERSRRLSIYGESVVKVEQILRENRWITPNDLCILVPDVSRSTIHRVLSEKLQYRKVCARWVPRMLREDHKRQPSL, from the coding sequence ATGTATCGCCAGTTGATGGACGTGTATGGCGACGTGTCATGCATGGATGTCAAAAATGTCCGCAAGTGGTGTAGAGAGTTTGCAACTGATCGTATTGAAAGTCATGACGAGGAAAGAAGCAGGCGGCTATCAATCTATGGCGAGTCAGTCGTAAAGGTTGAGCAAATCCTGCGTGAAAATCGGTGGATCACTCCAAATGATCTCTGCATTTTAGTTCCTGATGTTTCCCGAAGCACCATCCATAGGGTTTTGAGTGAAAAGTTGCAATATCGGAAGGTGTGCGCAAGATGGGTCCCACGAATGCTCAGAGAAGACCATAAACGGCAACCCAGCTTATAG